The stretch of DNA CTCATCCAACGTGGACGAATCTCTTGCACTCTTTCTGTCAAACCCCACTTcaataatcattaaaatataaattattaactatatatttaatataattataaaacaactaaataataaaaatatcttatcAATTACTTAGAATTCCTTCTTAATTATTAAATTCAACTATTTTGCAagagaataataaaatgaaacttACTAACATTCAATTAGAtccttttcaattttatatttcactCCAAAGGTAATGCCAATTTggataattatttcttttaacactTTTATCTTTCACAtcaaagataaatttattattatttttttatttagttagttaaattttgttttttaattcaaatttaactttgtttaaaaattaatgttaatttatttttataaaatttaaaattttaaaaaattattgaaaattttacaatgtttttttttaatctgttGTAACTTTGAAAGAACAAttcacttttatatatatatatattttttcttttagaaattttgtcACAGTACTCTAAAGTAAAAGAATGAcaatattattatgaaaatagaaGATCCGTGACATGACAGTGAAGGAAACGGAGGAAACAATGGCGGAGAAAGGTTCCTCCGGTGGTGGTGAAGTCTTGATCTCCGATCCTCAACTTACTTCTGAGACTCTGAATTTCATTGGAAAATTTGGCATGTCCAAACCAATTCCTCAAATTTGCAACAATACAACTGGTTTCTATTCCCATTTCTTTGGAACTTTCATCAAGGTCGATCTCATCCAACGTGGACGAATCTCTTGCACTCTTTCTGTCAAACCCCAAATCTCTGTAAtacccttttcttttcttctttcttattATGCATTACAACGTTTTTGTTTACCATTTATTTTGCTGtctttttgtgtgtgtttagggtttagccTCAATTTCGAGTTGTTATCTAACAATTTAGATGTGATAATCACTACGAGATGTTGGCACTAATTGACTTCTATCCATTCACAATTTTCTGCTTTTAAAAGTTAACAAtcaaaaaatttcttctttctcaATTGTTTTAAAACAGAAAACTGTTTATGAAAAACTTATCATTTCAAACATTGTCTCTTGTTAGAACAACAACTCTGATTCAAAAGAAAACATATAGAACACACAAGATTTGACCACGGAGTTCGGCCAATTGGGTCCACTAACTACGAGTCATACCTAACACCTTCAATCATCCAATTACCTGGATACAGTAATCCCTCCACTTAGTCACTCATATTCCAATTCAAGCACCTGAGTTCTCAAATGCTTCCCAAATGATGATCCATATGGAATTTACCCTTGGGATATCAGGTTAAAAGAGACAAGCTTTGTGCCAAACCTATAGATAGTGGTTTTGcaagttttctttttctttacatGCAAATATATTCACACTCAATCAAGATATCATATTCTGTTTTCACTATTTCTATAACGTCTTTAGTCATCCTTATAATGTATGTAGATGACATGATTTTAGCTGGCCTAAATCCACATTCACTTACAAAATTCACTGCAAAACTAACTCAAAGGAAATTCACACTAGCTTTGTTGGAAAACCTGGCTTATTGGCTTTGTAACTGTTGTGTTTTGCTTAAAGCTCCTAATCTTTTGGATGCTAAAAGATCTACCTTAGATTTTTGTATTTAACTTTCTGATTGATTCATTGAAGCAATCTATAGTAGACAACTTTAGCTAATGACCATCAGCTAAAGCTGCTTATAGAGTTTTGGGATCAGTTATGAGTCGGTTTATTTGGCTTGGCTACAAAGATTAGTTGTTCACTTTGAATTTTCCACCTTCTTCACTATGATTTCATGTGATAATCAATCAGCTACCCAACACTTCTAGCTTCTTATCCTTCATTCTATTAACATTCCGAGCATTTTGACATTGATTGCTACTTCATTAAAGAATAGGTACACTGCAATCTGGTACAAGTTATTCATGTCAAAACTCAGTACCAACTAGCTGACATTTTCACAAAAGCATTACCTTCTGAGGCATTTATGTATCAATTTGGACCAATCAATGGCAATGAGAATGATTCTTTCCTCCTCAATTTGTTTCTGCTTCATGCTTACTACTTCTTATGTTCTGTTTGGTACTTGAGAAAATATgagatggaaaaaaaaaaggcgGTTGAAATCTTTATTGGACTTACAGAATGCTTTTGGAACACTGCATGGTGGGTCTGTTGGTTCTGTGGTTGAGTTGCTGTCAATTGCTTGCGCTAGAACTGTTGTTGCCGAAGACAAGGAACTTTTTCTTGGGGAAATTAATGTCTCATATCTCTCGGGTGCTCCAACAAATGTAAGTTCTGTTTATGTATAATGAACATTGTTTCTCTTTATTATCATATGAGATGTCAATTCTTAGCATTGTGAATGTGTTGCTTATTAGTTCCTTATTTATCAGGTCGAATAATAAGGCTGAAATTTTTGGTAGATAAAATTACCTATTCAATATGTAATGTTAATAAGCTACCATGCTAGAGTACTCTTACACTCTATATTGAGGGATCTGGATTTCATGCAATCTGGAAATCACACATTTGACATGTTCACGCAATCTAGACTGTTCGATTAATATTAGACGAATCACAATCTGACTTCAGTTAACAGTGTTCAAAATTCAAAGTCGGAAACTTAATCAAATTGGCAATTGCATGATTGTTTGAATGCAGAGAATCCAAATCCTCATAACGAGGAAAATGCTCATGCATCTCTTCATGGTTATAAGTTATCCAACAAATGGATTGATGTTGTGTTGTTTGTGTAGGCAGAAGTTGCAGCTGATGCCTCAGTGGTGAAAAGTGGAAGAAATGTGACTATGGTTGCACTAGAGTTTAAGCTGAAGAAGAATGGGAATTTGCTTTATATTGCTCATGCTACCTTATATAACATCCCGGTGGCAAAATTATGAAACAAGTATTCTATATTTTCCAATATGGATTCATGCTAGTTCTATATTTAGAGTGCTGTGCTCTCGTGTGTTATTGCCATATCAGGTTTAGTTTTTTCAAAGTATATATAATCGGGTGAGTAGCATAGTTTGATGAAATTGATTATAATTCaattgttaatattataatGCTAGATCAATGTATTACCAAAAGAGACCGAAGCATTTAGTGTTTTGGAAGATATGTTGGCTGCATGAGTTAGGAGTTCACAGAGAGTTACCATCGACACGGATTGCAAGTTAGTAAATGATGGCATCTATTAGCTTCATCAAAAGACAAGTCAACCTTATTGCCCACACGCTTGATAGGGTGTCAAAGTCTTATGTTAGTTCCCAAACATTTGATTTGAGTCCAAACGTGTGTTATTCACAATTCATATAAATAATCAAGTCTTTTGGTTGTAAGGCCAACTCTAGGACACTAGAGGTGCTCTCGTGTTTTATTTTTCGCAgtgtcaaaaaaaataaaaaatgaatgaccATTGCAATGCAAAAGTGATTAGTAGAAAGTTTTGGGACACTAAATCTTAAATAGAAAAGGAGAATTATGTATAATGCATGCATGGCAACGCTAATATTTTTACACATCTAATCAAATCGAATCATAATATTACTTTGTtactttagtttttaaaatatatttacaaatatttacATAGTAACATATGATTGGATATGTGTGGAAAAAAACTTGAGACTTTTGCGAGggacaaattcatgaatttcaaGGAGTAAAAGCAATATCATATactaataatgttttttttaaaaggatatGCTAATTTTGGTTGTATAAAAATATAGCAATATATCATGATTAGCCATAAAATAAtgatattgttataaataagtaCAAAAATTAGAatgttgagtaaaaaaaattagagatttCAAAATCTATActattatgtaattaaaaagTTGACATTAATctaaaatcatttgatatgatatatcaaaattaactcatttaataaaatttaatgtgaCATTAAATTTAAAGTATATTAATGATGTATCAAATAATttcttattaatataatattttatatgcaTGATATATGTGATAACAACTTTCGATCTAACAATGAAGTTTGTATTATGGATATGCAATAAAAATCACCATATGTTGTCTTTAAGTCttaatttaattgacaaatatcaatattactaGTTTGACGTCTTGTCTCGGATTCAAACTCGAAAATTTCACATGTAtctgatatttattaaataccCAATTAGAATATCCAACAAATACCAAATACAACTTTTAATGAAATACTTAATATTACAGGAATTTTAAATCTCAATTCAATTCATGCCCTCGCTCTTTTAGACTATCTATGTCAATACCCAAAGTCTGCCTGTTGACTTGGTTGTGCAAATCTGGATTTAAATTTCTTTCCAATTGGAACTTACTCAGAGTTGGGATTTTGGACCATATTTACAACTCTTCCCTACAGAAATGAAACTTCCAAGTAACTTCACCCAACCCACCAACAATTCCAAACAACCACACACATATATAGCTCATTTTTCTAACCCCTAGCCACAGTTCAAAATCTCAATATGAATTTTCCATATTCCATCACAAACTGGACCATGCCCCATTTCTTTATTAATTTCCAAAACACAGAGTAAAATCAACGGAAAGAATCAACCTTTCTTTTCCTCTTCTTTCCTTCATTTTTCCTTCCACAAACCATATTTATATCCCTCCACTTATTTCCCATTTCATTTCTCTCAACCCTTCACTTCCCAAGATTCCTCTTCCACAAAAGTACCccatatatatatgtatctctatatatatatatatatatgccttTGGACTGCAATTGAAGTTGTATCAACTATATTTTACTGTAATTCTCTGGAATATCAAAAGCGCAACACAACTGATATCATAATTTAGAACCTTGCTAACTACCTTATAGCAAGTGATGTATCACAGTTTAGAAATCACCATTTTGAATGCCGAAAACCTCCACatgaataaaaatttgataaagaaaaatgcaTTTGTTTCTCTTCAGTTTGATTCAAGTAATGAAATTTGTTACTCCACCAAAGAAATTTCAGAAGAATGTGGTGGTGTAAGCTGCCCTTCATGGAATGAGAAGTTTATAATAGAGGTTCCATTGAATGCAATGTTTATAATAGCTGATGTGAAATGCAAATCATCATGGGGGAATATTAGGAGTGTTGGAATGGCAAGAATACCAGTGTCGGATTTGTATGTGCAAGATCAAGTGCAATTTTTGAGTTATAGGCTATGGGATAATAAGGTTAGGAGAAATGGTGTTATCAATATTTCAGTGAGGGTAAAAGGGCTGGAAAATTCTTCTCCAGCAACCGGAATTCCGGTGGTCGAAGATGTTCCACTGCTGTTGTAACTGGGATTCCAATTTGGATAAGCAATCTTTGAAGGGATTGTTATTTGTTTGTTACAATGTACAAAAAATGGAGCAACAAAGAAAAAGTGAACATGTATATTCTGCTATGTGCTAAGATGATAATTTCTAACCAAAAAATATACAGCAATAAgattatgataatatttttctacTTCAAAACATAGAAGAAACTATATCTTGCTTTGGAAACATTAAAACAAACATGCACTAAATCAAGTATTCATTATTTACCATATAAAGTGTCTCAAACATTATATTTTGCAACTGTGAAATTACAAGACAAACATTATTTGTACACGGggattataatattttcatgCTACCTTTATGACCTTGCAATTTAAGAGATATacagtaataataaacaatagGTGTGACCTTGAGCAAGAAATCTAATTCCTGTTGTAGGTGATCCCTATCTAGTCAAGTTATGAGCTATAAGATGAAAAGACTCAAATTATTCATATATACCCATGGAAACAAATTGTTCCCAATATGGTTAGTTGGAAACCGCAGGTCATAGACAACAGGATGAACCAAGTTGAATTACTGATAAAAACTAGAGATggaaaaatcaaatcaatctcTAACATGTAGCGGCGACAGAATTagaaacaaatttcattttttccGTCTTGAATTTTTGTCGGTAATTCTAGTAGTGTGCTTGCAATGTGAATCCGAGATTGTTGTGAAAAGGGTTATGTCCTCTTTGTCAAAGCAACAAGTGACTAGTTCAAACTTCTTCATGGAGGTTATCAGTGTTCAAAATGTTAAATTTGCAGAGAGGGCAGGTAGCATTGATTAGAAGCCATTTGTCAATGCATGTGCAATGGAAATGGTGGTTACACGGAAGTTCTCTAAGTTCAGCCCCATCATCATAGGCAGAAAGGCAGATACAGCATTCCTACAATTTACCATCCATCAGAACATATATTAATGtagaaacaaaatattatattttatatagtttACCATGTCactatttagatatattttgcAGGTATTAAATGAGAATGATTTACATTATAACTTAGAACTATACAGTAAATAGGTAGCAACATGACGTGAATAACTGTTTTGGGACCAAGCAATGAATAATTgtgaaatattataaaaaaattcacagttctttttaacatttttgGATGAAAATATAATCCTTATTTAATAACTAGGAACTTACTGCATCTTCTGAGGCAATAACATGCTCAGAAGCTGTATCACTGTCACATTCCGTCATCACTCCTCTGGATGATTCTTGGGCATCGCCTTCtttcttaaatttatattttggcAACTGGTCAATCTCTTCCTTGGTTGCCCCTTCCTGTTGCCACATTAAAGGTCAAATTAAGTCTGATAAAGTTGAAAAAAGATTATGATAAATGCAAGAAATGAAATGATAAATACggataaaaaatagatttaccTGATCTGCCACTG from Cicer arietinum cultivar CDC Frontier isolate Library 1 chromosome 3, Cicar.CDCFrontier_v2.0, whole genome shotgun sequence encodes:
- the LOC101513241 gene encoding BON1-associated protein 2-like — encoded protein: MYHSLEITILNAENLHMNKNLIKKNAFVSLQFDSSNEICYSTKEISEECGGVSCPSWNEKFIIEVPLNAMFIIADVKCKSSWGNIRSVGMARIPVSDLYVQDQVQFLSYRLWDNKVRRNGVINISVRVKGLENSSPATGIPVVEDVPLLL
- the LOC101512914 gene encoding uncharacterized protein, giving the protein MTVKETEETMAEKGSSGGGEVLISDPQLTSETLNFIGKFGMSKPIPQICNNTTGFYSHFFGTFIKVDLIQRGRISCTLSVKPQISNAFGTLHGGSVGSVVELLSIACARTVVAEDKELFLGEINVSYLSGAPTNAEVAADASVVKSGRNVTMVALEFKLKKNGNLLYIAHATLYNIPVAKL